Proteins encoded within one genomic window of Haematobia irritans isolate KBUSLIRL chromosome 5, ASM5000362v1, whole genome shotgun sequence:
- the Fkbp12 gene encoding peptidyl-prolyl cis-trans isomerase Fkbp12 translates to MGVEIVPISPGDGSTFPKSGHTVSVHYTGTLDDGTKFDSSRDRNKPFKFTIGKGEVIRGWDEGVAQLSVGQRAKLICSPDYAYGSRGHPGVIPPNATLTFDVELLKIE, encoded by the exons ATGGGTGTAGAAATTGTGCCAATTTCTCCTGGAGACG GTAGCACTTTTCCCAAGAGCGGTCACACAGTGTCCGTTCATTATACCGGCACCTTAGATGATGGAACCAAATTCGACTCTTCCCGGGACCGTAACAAGCCCTTCAAATTCACCATTGGCAAGGGTGAAGTTATCAGGGGATGGGATGAGGGTGTGGCTCAGTTGTCCGTTGGACAACGTGCAAAATTGATTTGCTCTCCTGACTACGCATATGGTTCTCGTGGCCACCCTGGCGTCATCCCACCGAATGCCACTCTCACCTTTGACGTAGAATTGCTTAAGATCGAGTAA